A region of Massilia sp. KIM DNA encodes the following proteins:
- the panC gene encoding pantoate--beta-alanine ligase, producing MKIISSVDELRDQLRGQLRTAFVPTMGNLHEGHLSLMRLARRHGDPVVASIFVNRLQFGPNEDFDKYPRTFQADVEKLEKEGVYVLFAPTEKDMYPEPQEYRVRPPDGLGNTLEGEFRPGFFEGVCTVVTKLFSCVQPRVAVFGKKDYQQLMIVRNMARQFALPTEIIGAETFRAEDGLALSSRNGYLSATERAEAPALYRGLNAVAEAVRGGDRDIGAVEGRAMAELAARGWQPDYVSVRKRADLQAPSGEDLERGEALVVLAAAKLGATRLIDNLEI from the coding sequence ATGAAAATCATTTCTTCCGTTGACGAATTGCGCGACCAGTTGCGCGGCCAGCTGCGCACCGCCTTCGTGCCGACGATGGGCAACCTGCATGAAGGCCATCTGTCGCTGATGCGCCTGGCGCGCCGCCACGGCGACCCGGTGGTCGCCTCGATCTTCGTCAACCGCCTCCAGTTCGGCCCCAACGAGGACTTCGACAAGTACCCGCGCACCTTCCAGGCCGACGTCGAGAAGCTGGAAAAGGAAGGCGTCTACGTGCTGTTCGCGCCGACCGAGAAGGACATGTACCCGGAGCCCCAGGAATACCGGGTGCGCCCGCCGGACGGCCTGGGCAATACCCTGGAAGGCGAGTTCCGCCCCGGCTTCTTCGAGGGCGTGTGCACGGTCGTGACCAAGCTGTTCTCCTGCGTGCAGCCGCGCGTGGCCGTGTTCGGCAAGAAGGATTACCAGCAGCTCATGATCGTCCGTAACATGGCGCGCCAGTTCGCCCTGCCGACCGAGATCATCGGCGCCGAGACCTTCCGCGCCGAGGACGGCCTGGCCCTGTCCTCGCGCAACGGCTACCTGTCCGCCACCGAGCGCGCCGAAGCCCCGGCCCTGTACCGCGGCCTGAACGCCGTGGCCGAGGCGGTGCGCGGCGGCGACCGCGACATCGGCGCCGTCGAGGGACGCGCCATGGCCGAGCTGGCCGCGCGCGGCTGGCAGCCCGACTACGTCTCGGTGCGCAAGCGCGCCGACCTGCAGGCGCCCTCGGGCGAGGACCTGGAGCGCGGCGAAGCCCTGGTGGTGCTGGCCGCCGCCAAGCTGGGCGCGACGCGCCTGATCGACAACCTCGAAATCTGA
- the apbC gene encoding iron-sulfur cluster carrier protein ApbC: protein MSITENDVKAALSAVIDPNTQKDFVASKSVKNIQISNSDIAFEIELGYPAASQIAGIRDQVVAAVQALPGAGKVSARVYSKIVSHAVQRGLKVMPNVKNIIAVASGKGGVGKSTTAVNLALALAAEGASVGVLDADIYGPSQPMMLGINARPESLDGKTMEPLENHGVQVSSIGFMIDPDEPMVWRGPMVTGALQQLLEQTNWRELDYLIVDMPPGTGDIQLTLSQKVPVTGAVIVTTPQDIALLDARKGLKMFEKVGIPILGVVENMATHVCSKCGHVEHIFGQGGGAKMCADFGVDFLGALPLTMAIREQTDSGRPTVVADPEGPVAAVYKEIARRIAVKVAEKAKDMSAKFPSIVVKND, encoded by the coding sequence ATGAGCATCACTGAGAACGACGTCAAGGCTGCCCTGTCTGCGGTCATCGATCCTAACACCCAGAAAGATTTCGTCGCCTCCAAATCCGTCAAGAATATTCAAATTAGCAATTCCGACATCGCCTTCGAGATCGAGCTGGGCTATCCGGCGGCCAGCCAGATCGCCGGCATCCGCGACCAGGTGGTGGCGGCGGTCCAGGCCCTGCCGGGCGCCGGCAAGGTGAGCGCCAGGGTCTATAGCAAGATCGTCTCGCACGCGGTCCAGCGCGGCCTGAAGGTGATGCCGAACGTGAAGAACATCATCGCCGTCGCTTCGGGCAAGGGCGGGGTCGGCAAGTCGACCACCGCGGTCAACCTGGCCCTGGCCCTGGCGGCCGAGGGCGCCAGCGTCGGGGTGCTGGACGCCGACATCTACGGCCCTTCCCAGCCGATGATGCTGGGCATTAACGCCCGTCCGGAAAGCCTGGACGGCAAGACCATGGAGCCGCTCGAGAACCACGGCGTGCAGGTCTCCTCGATCGGCTTCATGATCGACCCGGACGAGCCCATGGTCTGGCGCGGTCCGATGGTGACCGGCGCCCTCCAGCAACTGCTGGAGCAGACCAACTGGCGCGAGCTGGACTACCTGATCGTCGACATGCCGCCGGGCACCGGTGACATCCAGCTGACCCTGTCGCAGAAGGTGCCGGTCACCGGCGCGGTCATCGTCACCACGCCGCAGGACATCGCCCTGCTGGACGCGCGCAAGGGCCTCAAGATGTTCGAGAAGGTCGGCATCCCGATCCTGGGCGTGGTCGAGAACATGGCGACCCACGTCTGCTCCAAGTGCGGCCACGTCGAGCACATCTTCGGCCAGGGGGGCGGCGCCAAGATGTGCGCCGACTTCGGGGTCGATTTCCTGGGCGCGCTGCCGCTGACCATGGCGATCCGCGAGCAGACCGATTCCGGCCGCCCCACCGTGGTGGCCGATCCGGAAGGCCCGGTGGCCGCCGTGTATAAAGAGATCGCACGCCGCATCGCGGTCAAGGTGGCGGAAAAGGCCAAGGACATGAGCGCCAAATTCCCCAGCATCGTGGTCAAGAACGACTAA
- a CDS encoding DUF3460 family protein, whose amino-acid sequence MYESEHTKFIKELKQQLPGMEERQVAGRSLLWDKAPLSLEEQKRIQESRLRQQAYPYQTKV is encoded by the coding sequence ATGTACGAATCGGAGCACACCAAGTTCATCAAGGAGCTGAAGCAACAGCTGCCGGGCATGGAAGAGCGCCAGGTAGCCGGCCGCTCCCTGCTGTGGGACAAGGCCCCGCTGTCGCTGGAAGAACAGAAGCGCATCCAGGAATCGCGCCTGCGCCAGCAGGCCTACCCTTACCAGACCAAGGTCTGA
- a CDS encoding bifunctional diguanylate cyclase/phosphodiesterase, whose product MKNDSMRWGGRYLSCVHRFIPATLQQDAATTARAGNVVNAAVMAATAGPLYALAYWLLGLHLAALEILLCCACMLLAPAVLRATGSIVAARELFLCALFFNFSWLTWHLGGITAPTASWLITGPVVAMFLGGVPSAVFWLTMSCASAAAIYGAQVSGLALPPRPQADMALLHLVCDIGLYVVVLVFVLLFELTKTEGFVKLQQALSTINELAIRDELTGSHNRRFLLGLIDKEKERSDRNGRSFCLCLFDIDFFKRINDTYGHAAGDTVLREFAQAVQGQIRGTDAFGRYGGEEFMLMLPETPAPDAVLLAERVRGVIAGLRCMEGEGGGAITLTVSVGVAEYRLGEPVAQAIVRADEALYLAKSLGRNRVVCHGEDQRQPAPASAHDPRDMGASLARMLDGAQCDQLTGLLNRRLLRDRLRHAMDRANRNRRPIALLLLNINRFKEVNDALGYEAGDALLAQSGAAIRRCLRDSDTVARWGGDEFIALLEDLGGEGDALQVAEKILDRFALPIVVGGRECFVSLAVGVALYPAADCDMDALLKRADLAMRHAKEWGENSVQLYRGVQAQPPSERLALKNGLRDALARGQLFLEYQPQVDLATRRVVGVEALLRWQHPVYGRIDPGRFIPLAEETGMIVPIGEWVLRNACLQNRAWVASGLPELKTAVNLSARQLKEPGLAGRVLAILAETGMPARCLDLELTEGMLIEDLGANSALMNRLRQAGVLVSIDDFGTGYSSLNYLCELPVDILKMDGLFVRRLGGRATPGAAAPGRSFAIAQTIVAMAHRLGLSVIAESVETQDQLDDLCVMGCDAAQGYLFARPLAPDDLAALLARALPAAALTA is encoded by the coding sequence ATGAAGAACGACAGCATGCGGTGGGGCGGGCGCTACCTGTCCTGCGTGCACCGCTTCATTCCAGCGACGCTGCAGCAGGATGCGGCGACGACGGCGCGCGCCGGGAACGTGGTGAACGCCGCCGTGATGGCCGCCACCGCCGGGCCGCTGTACGCGCTCGCCTACTGGCTGCTCGGCCTGCACCTGGCGGCGCTCGAGATCCTGCTGTGCTGCGCGTGCATGCTGCTGGCGCCGGCCGTGCTGCGCGCCACCGGCAGCATCGTGGCCGCGCGCGAACTGTTCCTGTGCGCGCTGTTCTTCAACTTCTCCTGGCTCACCTGGCACCTGGGCGGGATCACGGCGCCCACCGCCAGCTGGCTGATCACCGGGCCGGTGGTGGCCATGTTCCTGGGCGGGGTGCCGAGCGCCGTGTTCTGGCTGACGATGAGCTGCGCCAGCGCGGCGGCGATCTACGGCGCCCAGGTGTCGGGGCTGGCCCTGCCGCCGCGGCCGCAGGCCGACATGGCCCTGCTGCACCTGGTGTGCGACATCGGCCTGTACGTGGTGGTGCTGGTCTTCGTGCTGCTGTTCGAGCTGACCAAGACCGAGGGCTTCGTCAAGCTGCAGCAGGCCCTGAGCACCATCAACGAACTGGCGATCCGCGACGAGCTCACCGGCAGCCATAACCGCCGCTTCCTGCTCGGCCTGATCGACAAGGAGAAGGAGCGCAGCGACCGCAATGGCCGCAGCTTCTGCCTGTGCCTGTTCGACATCGACTTCTTCAAGCGCATCAACGACACCTATGGCCACGCCGCCGGCGACACCGTGCTGCGCGAGTTCGCGCAGGCGGTGCAGGGGCAGATCCGCGGCACCGACGCCTTCGGACGCTATGGCGGCGAGGAGTTCATGCTGATGCTGCCCGAGACCCCGGCGCCGGACGCGGTGCTGCTGGCCGAGCGGGTGCGCGGCGTGATCGCCGGCCTGCGCTGCATGGAAGGCGAGGGCGGGGGCGCGATCACCCTGACCGTGTCGGTCGGCGTGGCCGAGTACCGGCTGGGCGAGCCGGTGGCCCAGGCGATCGTGCGCGCCGACGAGGCCCTGTACCTCGCCAAGTCGCTGGGCCGCAACCGGGTGGTCTGCCACGGCGAGGACCAGCGCCAGCCCGCGCCCGCGTCTGCGCACGACCCGCGCGACATGGGCGCCAGCCTGGCGCGCATGCTCGACGGCGCCCAGTGCGACCAGCTCACCGGCCTGCTCAACCGGCGCCTGCTGCGCGACCGCCTGCGCCACGCCATGGACCGCGCCAACCGCAACCGCCGCCCGATCGCGCTGCTGCTCCTGAACATCAACCGCTTCAAGGAAGTCAACGACGCCCTCGGCTACGAGGCCGGCGACGCCCTGCTGGCCCAGTCCGGGGCCGCGATCCGGCGCTGCCTGCGCGACAGCGACACCGTGGCGCGCTGGGGCGGCGACGAGTTCATCGCGCTGCTGGAAGACCTGGGCGGCGAGGGCGACGCCCTTCAGGTGGCGGAAAAGATCCTCGACCGCTTCGCGTTGCCGATCGTGGTGGGCGGGCGCGAGTGCTTCGTCAGCCTGGCGGTGGGTGTGGCCCTGTATCCGGCCGCCGACTGCGACATGGACGCGCTGCTCAAGCGCGCCGACCTCGCCATGCGCCACGCCAAGGAGTGGGGCGAGAACAGCGTGCAGCTTTATCGTGGCGTGCAGGCCCAGCCTCCCTCCGAGCGCCTGGCCCTCAAGAACGGCCTGCGCGACGCGCTCGCGCGCGGCCAGCTGTTCCTCGAATACCAGCCCCAGGTCGACCTGGCCACGCGGCGCGTGGTCGGGGTCGAGGCCCTGCTGCGCTGGCAGCACCCGGTCTACGGCCGGATCGACCCTGGCCGCTTCATCCCGCTGGCCGAGGAGACCGGCATGATCGTGCCGATCGGCGAATGGGTGCTGCGCAACGCCTGCCTGCAAAACCGGGCCTGGGTCGCCTCCGGCCTGCCCGAGCTGAAGACCGCGGTCAACCTGTCGGCGCGCCAGCTCAAGGAGCCCGGCCTGGCCGGACGCGTGCTGGCCATCCTGGCCGAGACCGGGATGCCGGCGCGCTGCCTCGACCTCGAACTCACCGAGGGCATGCTGATCGAGGACCTGGGCGCCAATAGCGCCCTGATGAACCGCCTGCGCCAGGCCGGCGTCCTGGTCTCGATCGACGACTTCGGCACCGGCTATTCGAGCCTGAACTACCTGTGCGAGCTGCCGGTGGACATCCTCAAGATGGACGGCCTGTTCGTGCGCCGGCTGGGCGGCAGGGCCACGCCCGGCGCGGCCGCGCCGGGACGCTCGTTCGCGATCGCCCAGACCATCGTGGCCATGGCCCACCGCCTCGGCCTGTCGGTGATCGCCGAATCGGTCGAGACCCAGGATCAGCTCGACGACCTGTGCGTCATGGGCTGCGACGCCGCCCAGGGTTATCTGTTCGCGCGCCCGCTGGCGCCCGACGACCTCGCCGCGCTGCTGGCCCGGGCCTTGCCCGCGGCGGCGCTGACCGCCTGA
- a CDS encoding RNA methyltransferase has product MRIQAIRERLRALGALPEHERRVLRDWVQAAPHERGRRRPADYLPKPVREALPALDAELAGMARLLSEHPAEDGSARLLVGLQDGQAVESVLLPRDGVCVSSQVGCAVGCQFCMTGRDGLLRQVTSGEIVAQVVLARRRRPVKKVVFMGMGEPAHNLDNVLEAIELLGVEGNIAHKNLVFSTVGDPRAFERLGQGAVKPALAISLHTVDPELRTRLLPRAPRLSPRELVEEGERYARLSGYPIQYQWTLLDGVNDGQAELDGIVELLRGKYAVLNMIPYNSVPELAFRRPDWDKARAIAAGLHARGILTKLRDSAGQDVDGGCGQLRARAARTIAVHPA; this is encoded by the coding sequence GTGCGCATCCAGGCGATCCGCGAGCGCCTGCGGGCGCTGGGCGCGCTGCCCGAGCACGAGCGCCGCGTGCTGCGCGACTGGGTCCAGGCCGCGCCCCACGAGCGCGGCCGGCGGCGGCCGGCCGACTACCTGCCCAAGCCAGTGCGCGAGGCCTTGCCCGCGCTCGACGCCGAGCTCGCGGGCATGGCGCGGCTGCTGAGCGAGCATCCGGCCGAGGACGGCTCGGCGCGCCTGCTGGTCGGGCTGCAGGACGGCCAGGCGGTGGAATCCGTGCTGCTGCCGCGCGATGGCGTGTGCGTCTCGAGCCAGGTCGGCTGCGCGGTCGGCTGCCAGTTCTGCATGACCGGGCGCGACGGCCTGCTGCGCCAGGTGACGAGCGGCGAGATCGTGGCCCAGGTGGTGCTGGCGCGGCGCCGCCGCCCGGTGAAGAAAGTGGTGTTCATGGGCATGGGCGAGCCCGCGCACAACCTCGACAACGTGCTGGAGGCGATCGAGCTGCTCGGCGTGGAAGGCAATATCGCGCACAAGAACCTGGTGTTCTCCACGGTGGGCGACCCGCGCGCCTTCGAGCGCCTGGGACAGGGCGCGGTCAAGCCGGCGCTGGCGATCTCGCTGCACACGGTCGACCCGGAGCTGCGGACGCGCCTGCTGCCGCGCGCCCCGCGCCTGAGCCCGCGCGAGCTGGTGGAGGAGGGCGAGCGCTACGCGCGCCTGAGCGGCTATCCGATCCAGTACCAGTGGACCCTGCTGGATGGCGTCAACGACGGCCAGGCGGAACTCGACGGCATCGTCGAACTGCTGCGCGGGAAGTACGCCGTGCTCAACATGATTCCCTATAACAGTGTGCCCGAGCTGGCCTTCCGCCGTCCGGACTGGGACAAGGCCAGGGCCATCGCCGCCGGCCTGCACGCGCGCGGCATCCTCACCAAGCTGCGCGATTCGGCGGGCCAGGACGTGGACGGCGGCTGCGGCCAGTTGCGCGCCCGCGCCGCACGCACCATCGCGGTGCATCCCGCCTAG
- a CDS encoding ScpA family protein, whose translation MLPEQAEQAPPADLIPASSEALPPDVGADGADNAIARLYGEPLTRLPNDLYIPPDALEVFLEAFEGPLDLLLYLIRKQNFNILDIPMAQVTLQYLKYVEQIRAHNLELAAEYLLMAAMLIEIKSRMLLPRRQDELVEDVGDPRAELVRRLLDYEQIKTAAVQLGNLPQEGRDFLRPQLVVEQGLAPVWPDVDPWDLQRAWLDVLRRAKLTQHHRISRQELSVREHMSAILRTLQSQRFVEFSELFAGQHGVPIVVVHFVAMLELAKETLIEITQAEPFAPIYVRLAYSPA comes from the coding sequence ATGCTGCCCGAGCAGGCCGAGCAGGCTCCGCCGGCCGACCTGATACCGGCGTCGAGCGAGGCCCTGCCACCCGATGTCGGCGCCGACGGCGCCGACAATGCGATCGCGCGCCTGTACGGCGAGCCGCTGACGCGCCTGCCGAACGACCTCTACATCCCGCCGGACGCGCTCGAAGTCTTCCTCGAAGCCTTCGAAGGTCCGCTCGACCTGCTGCTCTACCTGATCCGCAAGCAGAACTTCAACATCCTGGACATCCCGATGGCCCAGGTGACCCTGCAATACCTGAAGTACGTCGAGCAGATCCGCGCCCACAACCTGGAGCTGGCGGCCGAGTACCTCCTGATGGCGGCCATGCTCATCGAGATCAAGTCGCGCATGCTGCTGCCGCGCCGCCAGGACGAGCTGGTCGAGGACGTGGGCGATCCGCGCGCCGAGCTGGTGCGCCGCCTGCTGGACTACGAGCAGATCAAGACCGCCGCCGTGCAACTCGGGAACCTGCCCCAGGAAGGCCGCGATTTCCTGCGTCCCCAGCTGGTCGTCGAGCAGGGCCTGGCCCCGGTCTGGCCCGACGTGGACCCCTGGGACCTGCAGCGCGCCTGGCTCGATGTCCTGCGCCGCGCCAAGCTGACCCAGCACCACCGCATCAGCCGCCAGGAACTGTCGGTGCGCGAGCACATGTCGGCCATCCTGCGCACCCTGCAGTCGCAGCGCTTCGTCGAGTTTTCCGAGCTGTTCGCGGGCCAGCACGGTGTTCCCATTGTGGTAGTACACTTTGTCGCCATGCTCGAACTGGCGAAAGAAACCCTGATCGAAATCACCCAGGCCGAACCGTTTGCGCCGATCTACGTGCGCCTGGCCTATTCGCCGGCCTGA
- the metG gene encoding methionine--tRNA ligase, translating into MTRKLFVTTALPYANAAFHIGHMMEYIQADIWVRFQRMQREADGAQRQVHFVCADDTHGTPIMIAAEKEGITPQEFVAKIAAGRPQYLNGFHIAFDNWYSTDSPENVELSQGIYRKLRDAGLIVTRTVDRFYDPVKGMFLADRNIKGECPVCHAKDQYGDNCEVCGAAYQPTELINPFSVFTGSTPVLKPSEQYFFKLSDPRCFSFLKEWLNTPGRLQPEMVNKVSEWLGEAGEKLADWDISRDAPYFGIPIPDAPGKFFYVWLDAPVGYLASLKNYFDKQGMDFEAFLNDPAAEQIHFIGKDIVSFHLLFWPAMLNFSGHPIIDRLKVAVHGHLTVNNEKMSKSRGTGISPLRYLELGMNPEWLRYYLAFKLNARVEDLDFNGEDFVARVNSDLIGKYVNIASRCAGFIAKKFDGKLADTLSDNAKSWICKALMSEGSERQALIAAHFEAREYGKAVREIMEIADVTNQYVDENKPWILAKDESKTAELHDVCTTALILFRQLTIMLSPVLPQVAARVTEFLGESELSWADTHGAAVYETMLGRTIGVYSHLMQRVDAKMVENLFDKPAAPAAAPAAAAAGSVATSAAGSAAAEAVSSAGAGGIEELAPDISIDDFTKIDLRVAKIVNCEHVEGSTKLLRLTLDVGEGRHRNVFSGIKSAYQPEDLIGKLTVLVANLAPRKMKFGVSEGMVLCASAADEKENPGLYLLDPMPGAMPGMRIR; encoded by the coding sequence ATGACCCGCAAGCTGTTCGTCACCACCGCCCTGCCCTACGCCAACGCAGCCTTCCATATCGGCCACATGATGGAATACATCCAGGCCGACATCTGGGTCCGCTTCCAGCGAATGCAGCGCGAGGCGGACGGCGCCCAGCGCCAGGTGCACTTCGTGTGCGCCGACGACACCCACGGCACCCCGATCATGATCGCGGCAGAGAAGGAAGGCATCACGCCCCAGGAGTTCGTGGCCAAGATCGCCGCCGGCCGCCCGCAATACCTGAACGGCTTCCACATCGCCTTCGACAACTGGTATTCGACGGATTCTCCGGAAAACGTCGAACTGTCGCAGGGCATCTACCGCAAGCTGCGTGATGCCGGCCTGATCGTCACCCGCACGGTCGACCGCTTCTACGACCCGGTCAAGGGCATGTTCCTGGCCGACCGCAACATCAAGGGCGAGTGCCCGGTCTGCCACGCCAAGGACCAGTACGGCGACAACTGCGAAGTCTGCGGCGCGGCCTACCAGCCGACCGAGCTGATCAACCCGTTCTCGGTCTTCACCGGCTCGACCCCGGTCCTGAAACCCTCGGAGCAGTATTTCTTCAAGCTGTCCGACCCGCGCTGCTTCTCCTTCCTGAAGGAGTGGCTGAACACCCCGGGCCGGCTGCAGCCCGAGATGGTCAACAAGGTCTCGGAATGGCTGGGCGAAGCGGGCGAGAAGCTGGCCGACTGGGACATCTCGCGCGACGCGCCCTATTTCGGCATTCCGATTCCGGACGCGCCGGGCAAGTTCTTCTACGTCTGGCTGGACGCGCCGGTCGGCTACCTGGCCTCGCTCAAGAACTATTTCGACAAGCAGGGCATGGACTTCGAGGCCTTCCTGAACGACCCGGCCGCCGAGCAGATCCACTTCATCGGCAAGGACATCGTGTCCTTCCACCTGCTGTTCTGGCCGGCGATGCTGAATTTCTCGGGCCACCCGATCATCGACAGGCTGAAGGTCGCGGTGCACGGCCACCTGACCGTCAACAATGAAAAGATGTCCAAGTCGCGCGGCACCGGCATCTCGCCGCTGCGCTACCTGGAGCTGGGCATGAACCCGGAATGGCTGCGCTACTACCTGGCCTTCAAGCTCAACGCCCGGGTCGAGGACCTGGACTTCAACGGCGAAGACTTCGTGGCCCGCGTGAACAGCGACCTGATCGGCAAGTACGTGAACATCGCCAGCCGCTGCGCCGGCTTCATCGCCAAGAAGTTCGACGGCAAGCTGGCCGACACCCTCTCGGACAATGCCAAGAGCTGGATCTGCAAGGCCTTGATGAGCGAAGGCAGCGAGCGCCAGGCCCTGATCGCCGCCCACTTCGAGGCGCGCGAGTATGGCAAGGCGGTGCGCGAGATCATGGAGATCGCCGACGTCACCAACCAGTACGTGGACGAGAACAAGCCCTGGATCCTGGCCAAGGACGAGAGCAAGACCGCCGAGCTGCACGACGTCTGCACCACCGCCCTGATCCTGTTCCGCCAGCTGACCATCATGCTGTCGCCGGTGCTGCCGCAGGTGGCTGCGCGCGTGACCGAGTTCCTGGGCGAGAGCGAGCTGTCCTGGGCCGACACCCACGGCGCGGCGGTCTACGAGACCATGCTGGGCCGCACCATCGGCGTCTACAGCCACCTGATGCAGCGCGTGGATGCGAAGATGGTCGAGAACCTGTTCGACAAGCCGGCCGCGCCGGCGGCTGCTCCCGCCGCTGCTGCCGCCGGTTCTGTCGCCACCTCTGCCGCCGGCTCTGCCGCTGCCGAGGCCGTCTCTTCGGCCGGCGCGGGCGGGATCGAGGAACTGGCGCCGGACATCTCGATCGACGATTTCACCAAGATCGACCTGCGGGTGGCGAAGATCGTCAACTGCGAGCACGTGGAAGGCTCGACCAAGCTGCTGCGCCTGACCCTGGACGTGGGCGAAGGACGCCATCGCAACGTGTTCTCGGGCATCAAGTCGGCCTACCAGCCGGAAGACCTGATCGGCAAGCTGACCGTGCTGGTGGCCAACCTGGCGCCGCGCAAGATGAAGTTCGGCGTGTCCGAGGGCATGGTGCTGTGCGCCTCGGCGGCGGACGAGAAGGAAAATCCGGGGCTGTACCTGCTGGATCCGATGCCGGGGGCGATGCCGGGGATGCGGATTCGCTGA
- a CDS encoding GMC oxidoreductase, with the protein MLIDGRTLAPGSTLQTDVCIVGSGMGALSVAHALVRSRRDVLLVEAGPLHLARRDPPAVRIENIGRPFGIATSRGLEVGGGTNFWHGVCAPLDEADFRARDYIPHSGWPLQRAELAPWYALALDFLCGGEGPQEAPGPGSTAMRDTDVFDAKTYRYRPAPVRGKALLADWCARALLRCVYHATALRLVLRHGRALALEAGSGGRRLRVEARRFVLAAGALETPRLLLNTLAQEGAPPASWWLGRNLVDHPVGYLSQVVFERPFAAPASRPAGADGRQALLAFPGFLLRGDVQSSLGLPNHAVFVRQGYSARPVPNRPLMSFLGLRDPRDLRLAHVAALLRHPYILWRIAQQLMPLRLKSAYGDLFFMTEQLPNPDSRVSLSAHARDEYGLPLARVDWCLGERDLALFGAYHALLMASLRGHREVRGLRADPLERWAESAASAAHHLGTARMGASIREGVVDRDGKVFGLDNVWVGDGSVFATAGNVNPSLSICALGQRLGSHLRQARA; encoded by the coding sequence ATGCTCATCGACGGCAGAACGCTCGCGCCGGGCAGCACCCTACAGACCGACGTCTGCATCGTCGGCAGCGGCATGGGCGCGCTCTCGGTGGCCCACGCCTTGGTCCGGAGCCGGCGCGACGTGCTGCTGGTCGAGGCCGGGCCGCTGCACCTGGCGCGCCGCGATCCTCCCGCGGTGCGCATCGAGAACATCGGCCGCCCCTTCGGCATCGCCACCAGCCGCGGCCTGGAGGTGGGCGGCGGCACCAATTTCTGGCACGGCGTCTGCGCGCCGCTCGACGAGGCCGATTTCCGCGCCCGCGACTACATCCCCCATAGCGGCTGGCCGCTTCAGCGCGCCGAACTGGCGCCCTGGTATGCGCTGGCGCTCGACTTCCTGTGCGGCGGCGAGGGCCCGCAGGAGGCGCCCGGTCCCGGCAGCACGGCCATGCGCGACACCGACGTGTTCGATGCCAAGACCTACCGCTACCGGCCCGCGCCCGTGCGCGGCAAGGCCTTGCTCGCCGACTGGTGCGCGCGCGCGCTGCTGCGCTGCGTCTACCATGCCACCGCGCTGCGGCTGGTGTTGCGTCACGGACGCGCCCTGGCGCTGGAAGCGGGCAGCGGCGGGCGCCGCCTGCGGGTCGAGGCCAGGCGCTTCGTGCTGGCCGCCGGCGCGCTCGAGACCCCGCGCCTGCTGCTCAACACCCTGGCCCAGGAGGGCGCGCCGCCCGCGTCCTGGTGGCTGGGGCGCAACCTGGTCGACCATCCGGTCGGCTACCTGTCCCAGGTGGTGTTCGAGCGGCCCTTCGCCGCGCCGGCCAGCCGCCCGGCCGGCGCCGATGGGCGGCAGGCGCTGCTGGCCTTCCCCGGTTTCCTGCTGCGCGGCGACGTGCAGTCCAGCCTGGGCCTGCCCAACCATGCGGTGTTCGTGCGCCAGGGCTACAGCGCGCGCCCGGTGCCGAACCGGCCCCTGATGTCCTTCCTCGGGCTGCGCGACCCGCGCGACCTGCGCCTGGCCCACGTGGCGGCGCTGCTGCGCCATCCCTATATCCTGTGGCGCATCGCCCAGCAGCTGATGCCGCTGCGCCTGAAGTCGGCCTACGGCGACCTGTTCTTCATGACCGAGCAGCTGCCCAATCCCGACAGCCGGGTCAGCCTGTCGGCGCATGCCCGCGACGAGTACGGCCTGCCGCTGGCGCGGGTCGACTGGTGCCTGGGCGAGCGCGACCTGGCCCTGTTCGGCGCCTATCACGCGCTGCTCATGGCCAGCCTGCGCGGGCACCGCGAGGTGCGCGGCCTGCGCGCCGATCCGCTCGAACGCTGGGCCGAGAGCGCCGCGTCGGCCGCCCACCACCTGGGCACGGCGCGAATGGGGGCCAGCATTCGCGAGGGCGTGGTCGACCGCGACGGCAAGGTGTTCGGCCTGGACAACGTCTGGGTCGGCGACGGCTCGGTGTTCGCCACGGCCGGCAACGTCAATCCCTCGCTCAGCATCTGCGCGCTCGGACAGCGCCTGGGAAGCCATCTTCGGCAAGCCCGCGCCTAG